A window of Fragaria vesca subsp. vesca linkage group LG7, FraVesHawaii_1.0, whole genome shotgun sequence contains these coding sequences:
- the LOC101293133 gene encoding uncharacterized protein LOC101293133: protein MASMAYPTPSSSYCYNNHTKRNFSISHITICQQQQSQNDHKPTDPVGRREIILRSSELAVVGAIFNFSGKKPDYLGVQKNQQALALCPATKNCISTAENVTDIVHYAPPWNYNGGRNRKKPVSREVAMEELLQVIKSTKPDKFTPRIMEKKDDYVRVEYQSSILGFVDDVEFWFPPRDSVVEYRSASRLGNFDFDINRKRIKALRQELENKGWASKDSF from the exons ATGGCTTCCATGGCATACCCAACTCCCTCCTCCTCCTATTGCTACAACAATCACACCAAACGCAACTTCTCCATTTCACATATTACCATTTGTCAGCAGCAGCAATCTCAGAACGACCACAAACCCACCGACCCAGTCGGTCGAAG GGAAATAATACTAAGGAGCAGCGAACTGGCAGTCGTGGGTGCCATCTTCAACTTCAG TGGTAAGAAGCCAGACTATCTTGGGGTGCAGAAAAACCAACAAGCTTTGGCTCTTTGTCCAGCTACCAAGAATTGCATTTCAACCGCTGAGAATGTCACTGACATTGTCCATTATGCCCCTCCCTG GAACTATAATGGGGGGCGCAATAGGAAAAAGCCGGTCAGCAGAGAAGTGGCTATGGAGGAACTTCTCCAAGTG ATAAAATCTACAAAGCCGGACAAGTTCACACCGCGGATTATGGAGAAGAAAGATGATTATGTGAGAGTGGAATACCAGTCCTCAATCTTAGGG TTTGTGGATGATGTAGAGTTTTGGTTTCCACCCAGAGACTCGGTAGTGGAATACCGATCAGCATCCCGGTTAGGCAACTTTGATTTTGACATCAACAGGAAGAGAATCAAG GCATTGCGACAAGAGTTAGAGAACAAAGGTTGGGCTTCCAAGGACAGCTTTTAA
- the LOC101292837 gene encoding proteasome subunit beta type-1-like encodes MTKQHANWSPYDNNGGSVVAIAGADYCVVAADTRMSTGYSILTRGYSKISKLADKAYMASSGFQADVKALQKHLSAKHSIYQHQHNKQMSCPAMAQLLSNTLYFKRFFPYYAFNVLGGLDTEGKGCVFTYDAVGSYERVGYSAQGSGSTLIMPFLDNQLKSPSPLLLPAVDAVTPLSEGEAIDLVKTVFASATERDIYTGDRLEITVLNANGTRTEFMELRKD; translated from the exons ATGACCAAGCAGCACGCCAATTGGTCCCCCTACGACAACAATGGCGG ATCCGTGGTGGCGATTGCCGGAGCTGATTACTGTGTGGTGGCCGCCGATACTCGGATGTCGACCGGTTACAGTATTCTCACCCGCGGCTACTCCAAAATCTCCAAATT AGCAGATAAAGCTTATATGGCCTCTTCTGGTTTTCAAGCTGATGTGAAAGCTTTACAGAAGCATTTGTCAGCTAAGCACTCG ATTTATCAGCATCAGCATAACAAACAAATGAGCTGCCCTGCAATGGCACAACTACTTTCCAATACTCTATACTTCAAACGCTTCTTTCCCTATTACGCCTTTAATGTTTTGGGTGGTCTAGACACCGAAG GCAAGGGTTGTGTCTTCACATATGATGCTGTTGGTTCCTATGAGAGGGTTGGATATAGTGCCCAAGGTTCTGGTTCCACACTCATTATGCCTTTCTTGGATAACCAACTGAAGTCTCCCAGTCCTCTCTTGTTGCCTGCTGTG GATGCTGTAACACCACTTTCAGAAGGAGAAGCAATTGATTTGGTCAAAACTGTTTTTGCTTCTGCCACTGAGAGGGATATATACACT GGTGACCGTCTTGAAATTACTGTCCTAAATGCTAATGGCACTCGTACTGAGTTCATGGAACTGAGGAAAGATTGA